In Hymenobacter gelipurpurascens, one DNA window encodes the following:
- a CDS encoding carboxypeptidase-like regulatory domain-containing protein: MKQFLIPVLCTLATVAQAQQVVIKGRVVDEKSQPVPYANIGLPGNEPGTATNEAGEFSLRVPSLPQKLTVVSMGYITTTVEVRTIAGLTVVLPASTVALPEVRVRNPDQVATELVQRAFARLQRHTRDERYGKAFYRQKERHNDKYSEFLDAFYNVRFSNKDVVGWELEQARYGITPENSGVEMMNFSAAIRLIPVYEPKPSRRTLAVPLSPLAAKQFTFRLREVLQDKGQETAVIDFAPRPDLGQPATEGTLYLDMNTAVLRRQESRVPIGDLMSLQFGAGTTLESQTFNLVSDFAPLSDSLSRLQSVRAEQTIVLKYQNKPDTTQISGQLFFYQYTGKPGGKNYKTVGVNYNDLKQVMKQKYDASFWLNREVLRASPVEERVIRDMEQRKAFGSF, encoded by the coding sequence ATGAAACAATTCCTTATTCCCGTTCTATGCACGCTCGCCACGGTGGCGCAAGCGCAACAGGTAGTTATTAAAGGCCGTGTAGTTGATGAAAAGAGCCAGCCGGTGCCCTACGCAAACATTGGCTTGCCCGGCAACGAGCCCGGCACCGCCACCAACGAAGCCGGCGAATTCAGTCTGCGTGTGCCCTCATTGCCCCAGAAGCTGACCGTGGTAAGCATGGGCTACATCACTACTACGGTAGAGGTGCGCACCATTGCCGGCCTCACGGTCGTACTGCCGGCCAGCACGGTGGCGCTACCCGAAGTACGCGTACGCAATCCCGACCAGGTGGCCACCGAACTGGTGCAGCGCGCTTTTGCCCGCCTACAGCGCCACACCCGCGATGAACGGTATGGCAAAGCCTTCTACCGCCAAAAAGAGCGCCATAACGATAAATACAGCGAGTTTCTGGATGCGTTCTACAATGTGCGGTTCAGTAATAAAGATGTGGTAGGCTGGGAGCTGGAGCAGGCCCGCTATGGCATCACGCCCGAAAATTCTGGCGTGGAGATGATGAACTTCTCGGCTGCCATCCGCCTGATTCCGGTGTACGAGCCCAAGCCAAGCCGCCGAACGCTGGCCGTGCCGCTAAGCCCGCTGGCGGCTAAGCAGTTCACCTTCCGCCTGCGCGAAGTGCTCCAGGACAAGGGCCAGGAAACCGCCGTTATTGATTTTGCGCCGCGCCCCGACCTGGGCCAGCCGGCAACCGAAGGCACCCTGTATCTGGATATGAACACGGCTGTTCTGCGCCGCCAGGAGTCACGCGTGCCCATCGGCGACCTGATGAGCCTACAGTTTGGGGCCGGCACCACCCTGGAGTCGCAGACATTTAACCTGGTATCGGATTTTGCGCCGTTGTCTGATTCGCTTAGCCGCCTGCAGTCGGTGCGGGCCGAGCAGACCATTGTGCTGAAGTACCAGAACAAGCCCGATACCACCCAGATCAGTGGTCAGCTGTTTTTCTACCAGTATACCGGCAAGCCCGGCGGCAAAAACTATAAAACTGTAGGTGTGAATTACAACGACCTCAAACAGGTCATGAAGCAGAAGTACGACGCCTCTTTCTGGCTGAACCGGGAGGTGTTGCGCGCTAGCCCCGTTGAGGAGCGCGTAATCCGGGATATGGAACAGCGAAAAGCTTTCGGCTCTTTCTAA